One genomic segment of Drosophila willistoni isolate 14030-0811.24 chromosome 2R unlocalized genomic scaffold, UCI_dwil_1.1 Seg200, whole genome shotgun sequence includes these proteins:
- the LOC6641630 gene encoding histone H3.3A: MARTKQTARKSTGGKAPRKQLATKAARKSAPSTGGVKKPHRYRPGTVALREIRRYQKSTELLIRKLPFQRLVREIAQDFKTDLRFQSAAIGALQEASEAYLVGLFEDTNLCAIHAKRVTIMPKDIQLARRIRGERA, translated from the exons atggCTCGTACCAAGCAAACTGCCCGTAAATCGACTGGTGGCAAAGCCCCGCGTAAACAGTTGGCCACCAAAGCAGCTCGCAAAAGTGCGCCATCCACTGGTGGTGTAAAGAAGCCCCATCGCTATCGCCCTGGAACTGTGGCTCTGCGTGAGATTCGTCGTTACCAGAAGTCCACCGAGTTGCTGATTCGCAAACTCCCCTTCCAGCGTTTGGTGCGTGAAATTGCCCAAGATTTCAAGACCGATTTGCGTTTCCAGTCTGCCGCCATCGGAGCTCTTCAG GAAGCATCTGAGGCCTATCTGGTAGGATTGTTTGAGGACACCAATTTGTGCGCCATTCATGCCAAGCGTGTCACCATTATGCCTAAGGATATTCAGCTGGCCAGACGTATTCGCGGTGAGCGCGCCTAA
- the LOC6641715 gene encoding gametocyte-specific factor 1, giving the protein MADLPYATCPYNKTHRILVLRMPQHVLKCQKSYMGPPLKTCKYNAAHRVLDMERHLTECREFKNFMDVENYWRSFECRKPKTSYDE; this is encoded by the coding sequence ATGGCCGATTTGCCTTATGCCACATGTCCATACAATAAAACTCATCGCATTTTGGTATTACGTATGCCACAACACGTACTTAAATGTCAAAAGAGCTACATGGGACCACCATTGAAGACTTGCAAATACAATGCGGCACATCGTGTCCTGGATATGGAGAGACATCTTACCGAATGCAGGGAATTTAAAAACTTCATGGATGTTGAGAATTATTGGCGATCGTTTGAGTGTCGGAAACCAAAAACCTCATACGATGAATAA
- the LOC6641714 gene encoding UDP-galactose transporter senju has protein sequence MSSSGTNWRELFPTKLTFIIFLLYMSLFIGQGIFVTASQESNNSYSYNTVTVVLLTEVFKLIVSICLYCRENNLRSLVRDVQKDRQVLAFYMVPAFLYCLYNNLAFVNLATFDPTTYYLLLQLRVVVTGILFQMIFKKYLSQRQWLSLILLTFGCMLKQVNFGSFYSDANDDSEAAAIQMSKANGTHHNQPSGGGKNMSGFDFSLSAVFILAQTIFSCLAGVYNEYLLKDKGADVNIFVQNVFMYLDSIVCNAVILLIRGELLDAFSAPHLISIMRFSVIIIIVNNAAIGIVTSFFLKYMNSILKTFASALELLFTAILCYFLFSIPIYMNTALAIAVVSYAIYLYTQSPVVNLGKVRPLTDFQDKRKLLDPEDHTDSEMV, from the exons ATGTCTTCGTCTGGCACTAATTGGCGAGAATTGTTCCCAACAAAATTGACTTTTATCATATTTTTGCTGTATATGTCATTGTTCATTGGGCAGG GAATCTTTGTGACGGCATCCCAGGAATCGAATAACTCCTATAGCTATAATACAGTAACAGTCGTGCTATTGACGGAAGTCTTTAAATTGATTGTATCCATATGTCTGTATTGCAGGGA aaacaATCTTCGCTCTTTGGTGAGAGATGTGCAAAAGGATCGACAGGTACTGGCCTTTTATATGGTGCCAGCCTTTCTCTATTGCCTCTACAACAATCTTGCGTTTGTGAATCTCGCAACCTTTGATCCCACCACCTATTATTTGCTACTCCAGCTACGTGTGGTTGTCACTGGTATTCTCTTTCAAATGATATTCAAAAAGTATCTGAGCCAACGTCAATGGTTATCATTGATTCTGCTTACATTCGGTTGCATGCTGAAACAAGTGAATTTTGGCAGCTTCTATAGCGATGCCAATGATGATAGCGAAGCGGCAGCTATACAGATGTCTAAAGCAAATGGAACACATCATAATCAGCCCTCGGGGGGTGGCAAGAATATGTCTGGCTTTGATTTCAGTCTAAGTGCTGTGTTTATATTGGCTCAAACCATATTCTCTTGCCTGGCTGGCGTCTACAATGAATATCTGCTCAAGGATAAGGGAGCCGATGTCAATATTTTCGTTCAGAATGTTTTCATGTACTTGGATTCGATTGTCTGCAATGCAGTAATACTTCTAATACGCGGTGAATTGTTGGATGCCTTCAGTGCGCCACATTTGATAAGCATTATGCGATTTAGTGTGATAATTATTATTGTCAATAATGCTGCTATTGGCATAGTCACGAGTTTCTTTTTAAAGTACATGAACTCCATACTGAAGACATTTGCCAGCGCCTTGGAATTGCTTTTTACGGCCATTCTTTGCTATTTCCTTTTCTCCATACCCATCTATATGAATACAGCACTGGCCATCGCTGTAGTATCGTATGCCATCTATTTGTATACACAAAGTCCTGTCGTTAATTTGGGTAAAGTACGTCCCCTTACCGATTTTCAGGATAAGCGAAAGCTACTTGATCCAGAGGATCATACGGACTCTGAAATGGTATAA
- the LOC6641713 gene encoding uncharacterized protein LOC6641713 — translation MCTLRLLTSSLFQQRPFYLTVNRLASCRSFPVPLANADGFDVDEMRDQKFSFDPCAPILCNRSSDLFFMPRSVGPAYHGLMTTADDFAKVSNNSFKHNGKKSHKEMQQLPLLQIIVCPRLLSLCIEDVFTHSNGVFVDVDNYCILNLYFDTDINSAIKQFVLKATQYSLAIAFKGYWADFINPFTGRPNFHQDKRKANEVKTRLFHNMDINKTKPGCTIMEETPEYSFIGTIVTDAPYSVMQSWWHFPTQ, via the coding sequence ATGTGCACTTTGCGCCTTTTGACTTCTTCCCTTTTCCAGCAGCGTCCTTTCTATTTGACGGTCAATCGCTTAGCCAGCTGTAGAAGCTTTCCCGTTCCCTTGGCAAATGCCGATGGCTTTGATGTTGACGAAATGAGGGACCAGAAATTTTCCTTTGACCCCTGTGCACCCATTCTGTGCAATCGCAGTTCAGATCTATTTTTCATGCCACGTAGCGTGGGACCAGCCTATCATGGTCTGATGACTACTGCCGATGACTTTGCTAAAGTTAGTAATAACAGTTTCAAGCATAACGGGAAAAAATCACATAAGGAAATGCAACAGCTACCACTACTCCAAATAATCGTGTGCCCCCGTTTGTTGTCGTTGTGCATTGAGGATGTGTTCACCCATTCGAATGGAGTATTCGTTGATGTGGATAACTATTGCATActgaatttatattttgacaCCGATATTAATAGCGCCATCAAGCAATTTGTTCTAAAGGCTACACAATATTCGCTGGCAATAGCCTTTAAAGGATATTGGGCAGATTTTATAAATCCATTCACAGGACGTCCGAATTTTCATCAGGACAAGCGTAAGGCAAACGAGGTGAAAACTCGCCTTTTTCATAATATGGATATAAACAAGACCAAACCAGGCTGCACTATTATGGAGGAGACACCGGAATATAGTTTCATTGGCACCATTGTCACCGATGCTCCGTACAGTGTCATGCAGAGTTGGTGGCACTTTCCTACACAATag